A stretch of DNA from Candidatus Pseudomonas phytovorans:
CCAGCCCATCGGTACTGGGAGAACTTGAGCGCCGTGCCTATGAGCGTCAGCATTTCCAGTTGCTACCTTGCGCGCCAGCAGGTGCCAACCGGGTTGATATGGTGCTCTACCACGAAGTGGATATTCGTTCGGCTTTCAGCGCAGGCTTCATCAGCCACAAGCGCAGCCATCAGATCGTGCGGGCAGAGCTGGTACGCTTCAATCTGCTGGCGTTTGAAAACAGTTACTTGCCCAGGGTGCAGGAGCGCGTGGTGCAGGTGTCGTTACGGCGTATTCTGGATTACGGCCTTTAAGGCACCAGGTAGCCTTTGATGCCGGTGAAGATGATTTGCGCGGCCAGGGCGCAGACGAACAGCCCCATCAGCCGGCTGACGATCTGCAGGCCCTGGTCACCGAGGATGCGCTCGATACCGTGTGACAGGTAAAGCACCAGGCCGACCGTGAAGCTGGCCAGGGCGATACTGACGATGGCCAGCAGTTTGTCGTCCCAGTGCGGCTGGCTCACGCCCATCACCAACAGGGCACCGATGGTACCGGGGCCAACCGTCAGCGGAATGGTCAGCGGTACAATGGTCACATCCTGCTGCACATTGTCGGCCTGTACCGCCGGCTTGCCCTGGGCCATCCCCAAAGCCGAAATGAACAGCACGCTGCCGGCACCGATGCGGAAGGCGTCGGCGGTGATGCCGAAAATGCCGAAGATCGCCCGCCCGAACAGGTACAGCAGCACGCTGGCGACCAGGGCTGCGAAGGCGACCTTCCAGGCCAGTTGTTTGCGCTCTTTGCTGGAATGGCCACGGGTCAGGCTGATGAAGCACGACAGCACAAAGAACGGGCTGTAGAGCACGAGCATTTTCAGGTAGACACTGAATAACTCATGGAGCATGGGCGCTGGTCCTTGGCAAATATGGGGGAGTCGGTGTCGCTAGGAAGTATGCGCCGTGTCTGCCTTGGCTTCGCGCTGGTTGGCCCAGTACTGGATCAGCTCACGCAACTGCGACAGCTCGACCGGCTTGGCCATGTGCCCGTCCATGCCCGCCAGCCGGGCGCGTTCCTTGTGTTCGGTAAGAATGTGCGCGGTCAGCGCCACCACCGGGGTGCGCTGGCGCTGGTTGGCGGTTTCCCAGGCGCGCAGCTGCTGGGTGGCCGAGAAACCGTCCAGAATCGGCATCTCGCAGTCCATCAGCACCAGGTCATAGCGCTGGTTTTTCATCGCCTCCAGGGCCTCCTCGCCATTGCAGGCGGTGTCGGGCTCAAGGTTGAGCTTGCCGAGCATGCCGCGTATGACCTTGGTCGAAATACTGTTGTCCTCGGCAACCAGCACGCGGAAGTCGCCAGGCAGGTCCAGCGCCTGCGGGATACCGGGCAGGCTGGGCGGCACCGTCTGATCGCGGCCGCGCTGGGCCAATTCTTCGGCCAGGGTGGTCTTCAGCGTGTAGCCGGCTACCGGCTTGGCCAGTATCCGTTTGACCCCGGCGTTGCGGGCGATGACCTTGCTGGGTGCATTGCTGATGCCGGTGAGCATCACCACCAGGATGTCGTGGTTCAGGCTCGGGTCTTCCTTGATCTTGGCAGCCAGTTGCATGCCGGTCATGCCGGGCATGTTCTGGTCCAGCAGCACGGCGTCGAAGTAGTCGCGCAGGTGCGCTTTGGTGCGCAACAGGGCCAGGGCCTCCTTGCCCGAGGGCACCGCGCTGACGTTCATGCCCCAGGCGCTGCACTGCTGTACCAGTACCTTGCGGCAGGTGTCATTGTCGTCGACCACCAGCACGCGGGCATCGCGTAGTGGGCTGTCGAGGTCGGCGGGGGGCTGTTCCAGGCGTGAAGGGTCCAGCGGCAGGGTCAGCCACAGGGTGTTGCCCATGCCGGTGCTGCTTTTGATGCCGAACTCACCCTGCATCAGGCCGATCAGTTGTTTGGCGATGACCAGCCCAAGGTGGCCGCCCAGTTTGTTGCTGGACAGGAAATGGTGGCTGTGCAGCTCGGCTTGCAACAAGGCTTCGCGGTCTGCGGCGGGCAACGGCTCGCCGCTGTCCTGCACGGCGATGCGCAGGCGTGGCATCTCACCCCGTTGGTCCAGCGCCACGACCAGCAGGATTTCGCCCTGGTCGGTGTTTTTCAGGGCGTTTTCCAACAAGCTCGACAATGCCTGACGCAGGCGTGTCGGATCGCCGCTGATGACCCGCGGTACTTGCGGCTGGGTGAAGCTGATCAGCTCGATGTTCTGCTGCTCGGCCTTGGCGCGGAAGATGTTCAGGCAATCCTCGATCAGCGCATTGAGGTCGAACTGCACGTCATCCAGTTCGATTTGTCGGGATTCCAGCTTGGAAATGTCGAGAATCTCGTTGATCAGCGTCAGCAGCTCGTTGCCGGCGCTGTGGATGGTTTGCACGTAGTCGCGTTGCTTGACTGAAAGCGGTGTGCCCAGCAGCAGTTCGGTCATGCCCAGCACCCCGTTCATGGGTGTGCGGATTTCGTGGCTGATCTTGGCCAGGAACTCGGCCTTGGCGTTTATTTCGGCATCGCTGGCGGCCAAGGCGCGGCTGGCACTGAAGCGCTCCTCGCTCATGCGGCGCAGGCGCTCGCTGACCGCCAGGTTCAGCAGCAGGCCGCTGGCCACAGCCAGCCCCAGCAGGATGCACAGTAGCCAAGGCGTCGAGGTGCGGGTCAGGCCCAGCAGCGCCGGCAGCAGCACCAAGCCGCCCAGGTTGAACACCACCATGGCCAGGCTGAACAGGCGGCCGGGTGCGTAGCCCCGATACCAGTGGTAGCTGCTGACCAGCAGCATGCTCACGCTGCCCAAGGCCATCAGGGCGTAAGTCATCAGGTTGAGGGGCAGGGTGTCGACGAACAACAGCACCAGCCCGCTGACCCCGACCACCAGCATTTCGCCCTGCAACAGGCGGTTAAGCCGCGGTGATGTGCACGGGTTGAAAAAGTGTTGGGTGAAATACAGCCCTGCCAGTCCGGTCAGTACCAGTGTCAGGTAGGCGGCCGGGGTTTGCGCGTTGTGCCACACGTGCCACCAAGGGCCGCTGAGGTTCAGCAGGATCAGGCCGCTGAGCAGCATCAGGCCATGGTACAGCGCAAGGATCAGGGTGGTGGTGGAGCGGCTGTAGAGGAAGCGGATCAGGTTGTGCAGGATCAACATGACCAGGCCGCCGAACAGCATGCCGAACAGCAGTGGCTGGCGTTGATCCGAGGCGGCTACAGCCGCAGGCTCCAGGCTGATGGCCGGGCGCAACTGGTGCTCGGAGACCAGGCGCAGGTAGATGTCCAGCGGTTGCTTGCTGTTGGGTAGGGGCAGTACATGGTCGCTGCCGCGCAGGGTCGGGCTGGCATTGCCGGCCTGGCGCCCGTGGTGCAGCTGACGCAGAAGTTGGTCGCCTTCGAGGGCGTAGAGGTCAAGGCCAGACAGGTCGGGGGCGAATACCCGAAGCAGTTGCTCCTGGTCGCCCGGTTCAAGGCGATAGTGCAGCCACAACGCCTGTTCCGGTAGGGCGGCATCCAGGTCGGCCAGCACAAGCGGGCTGAACTGGTTGCGGTAACGCTCGGAGCGCACATCACTCAGTTGCAGATTGGCCTGTTCGTCGAGCAGAACGGTCCAGCCTCCGTCAGTTTCGGCCGCAGCCGGGAACATGCAGAGCAGGGTCAGCAAGCTGACGATCAGAGCTGAGGCAATCCGAAGCCGACGCACTACGAAATCCCTTCTTAGCCGATGTGCCGGGTACTCACTATGCGCGGCGCGCCAAGTCGAAGGCAAGGCCCGTGCCGGGCCTTGTCGACGAGCCGGATGCCGTGCGCCGGGCGTTTGACAGCCCTGGGCGGCACGGCGTTCCGGTAGTGCTTGTTACTGGTGCTCACCGCGCTCGCGGGCGATGGCCCGGTAGCCGATGTCAGTGCGGTAGAAACTGCCGTTCCAGCTCACTTCCTTGGCCAGGCGGTAAGCCTGCTGCTGCGCATCGGCAACCGTGCTGCCCATTGCGGTAGCGCACAGCACACGCCCGCCGTTGGTGGCCACTTGGCCGTCCTTGAGCGAAGTGCCAGCATGGAACACCTTGCCTTCGATCCTGGCTGCTGCGTCCAGGCCGCTGATCAGGTCGCCCTTGGCGTAGTCGCCCGGGTAACCGCCAGCTGCCAGCACCACGCCCAGGCTCGGTCGCGGGTCCCATTGGGCTTCGACCTTGTCCAGGGCCTTGGCGAAGGCGGCTTCGATCAGCAGCACCAGGCTCGACTCCAGGCGCAGCATGACTGGCTGGGTTTCCGGGTCGCCGAAGCGGCAGTTGAACTCGATGACTTTGGGGTTGCCCGCCTTGTCGATCATCAGGCCAGCATAGAGGAAGCCTGTGTAGACGTTGCCTTCCTCGGCCATGCCGCGCACGGTCGGCCAGATCACCTGGTCCATCACGCGCTGGTGCACTTCGGCGGTGACCACCGGGGCAGGGGAGTAGGCACCCATGCCGCCGGTGTTAGGGCCGGTGTCCTGGTCGCCGACGCGCTTGTGGTCCTGGCTGGTGGCCATAGGCAGCACGTTGTGGCCGTCGACCATGACGATGAAGCTGGCTTCCTCGCCGTCGAGGAACTCTTCGATCACCACCCGCGAACCGGCTTCACCGAAGGCGTTACCGGCCAGCATGTCACGCACGGCGTCTTCGGCTTCCTGCAGGGTCATGGCGACGATCACGCCTTTGCCCGCAGCCAGGCCGTCGGCCTTGATCACAATCGGCGCGCCCTTTTCTTGGAGGTAGGCCAGGGCCGGTTCGATTTCGGTGAAGTTCTGGTAGTCGGCGGTCGGGATCTTGTGACGCGCCAGGAAGTCCTTGGTGAAGGCCTTGGAGCCTTCCAGCTGGGCCGCGCCCTTGGTTGGGCCAAAGCAGTCCAGGCCACGGCTGCGGAACAGGTCGACCACACCGATGACCAGCGGGGCTTCGGGGCCGACGATGGTCAGGTCGACGTTCTTCTCGGCGAAGTCGGCCAATTGCTCCAGGGCGCATACGTCGATGGCGACGTTCTCGCACTTGGCTTCAGTGGCAGTGCCGGCGTTGCCTGGGGCAACGAAGACTTTCTCGACGCGTGGATCCTGGGCAACTTTCCAGGCCAGGGCGTGCTCACGGCCGCCGCTGCCGATGATCAAAACTTTCATGTCAAAACCTCGAATTCTTTCGGACGGGAGGCAAGGCCTCACGCTGTACGAGGTCGCAATGAAGCAGGTAGATGCAAGGCGGGGCCGGTTCCGATGAGCGGAGTTGCCTTTTGGCAATGAGCATCAGCGGAACCGGCCCCAACGCAGCAGATGCCTGCTTCAGTGCGGCCGATTGCCGTAAATCAGTGGCGGAAGTGGCGCATGCCGGTGAATACCATGGCAATGCCAGCTTCGTCGGCGGCAGCAATGACTTCAGCATCACGCATCGAACCACCCGGCTGGATCACGGCGCTGATACCCACTTTAGCCGCATTGTCGATGCCATCACGGAACGGGAAGAATGCATCCGATGCCATGACTGCGCCCTGCACCTGCAGGCCAGCATGCTCGGCCTTGATTGCAGCAATGCGTGCGGAGTTGACGCGGCTCATCTGGCCAGCGCCGACGCCGATGGTCTGGCGCTGTTTGGCGTAGACAATGGCGTTGGACTTGACGAACTTGGCCACTTTCCAGGCAAACACCAGGTCGTGGATTTCTTGCTCGGTCGGGGCACGTTTGGTGACGATCTTCAAGTCATCGGCGGTGATCATGCCGATATCGCGGCTCTGCACCAGCAGGCCACCGTTGACGCGCTTGAAGTCCCAACCGGCAGGGCGCTCGGCTGGCCACTCGCCACACTCCAGCAGGCGTACGTTCTGCTTTGCAGCCACCACGTCGCGGGCAGCCTGGGAAATTTTCGGGGCGATGATCACTTCGACAAACTGGCGCTCGACGATGGCCTGGGCGGTTTCGCCATCCAGTTCGCGGTTAAAGGCAATGATGCCGCCGAATGCCGATTCGGTGTCGGTGGCGTAGGCCAGGTCGTAGGCTTTGCGGATGCCGCCTTCGTCTTCAGGCACAACGGCCACGCCGCACGGGTTGGCGTGCTTGACGATGACGCAGGCCGGCTTGACGAAGCTCTTCACGCACTCCAGCGCGGCGTCGGTGTCGGCCACGTTGTTGAACGACAGTTCCTTGCCTTGCAGCTGGATGGCGGTGGAAATGCTGGCTTCGCCTTTTTTGGCTTCTACGTAGAACGCCGCGCTCTGGTGCGGGTTCTCGCCGTAGCGCATTTCCTGGGCCTTGACGAACTGGCTGTTGAAGGTGCGCGGGAACTCGCTGCGCGCTTCGGTCGACAGGGTTTCTTTGGCCTGGTCGATGGTGCCCATGTAATTGGCGATCATGCCGTCGTAGGCGGCAGTGTGCTCGAACGCCTTGAGCATCAGGTCGAAGCGCTGGGCGTAGGTCAGGCCACCGGCCTTGAGGCCTTCGACGATGCCGGCGTAGTCGCTGGCGTTGACCACGATGGCGACGTCTTTGTGATTCTTGGCAGCCGAACGGACCATGGTCGGGCCGCCGATGTCGATGTTCTCGATGGCGGTCGGCAGGTCACAGCCAGGCTTGGAAATGGTGGCTTCGAACGGGTACAGGTTGACCGCAACCAGGTCGATCGGCTTGATACCGTGCTCGTTCATGATGGCGTCGTCGGTGCCGCGACGGCCGAGGATGCCGCCGTGGATTTTCGGGTGCAGGGTCTTGACCCGGCCATCCATCATTTCGGCAAAGCCGGTGTAGTCGGCCACTTCCACCGCGTTCACGCCGTTGTCCTTGAGCAGCTTGTAGGTGCCGCCGGTGGACAGGATCTCGACACCGAGCTGCTGCAGCTCACGGGCGAATTCGAGGATACCGGTCTTGTCGGAGACGCTGATCAGGGCGCGGCGGACTGGCAGGCGGGTAGTCTGGTCGGTCATTTCGGGTTCCAATAACGCGGTGGAGTCAGCAAAAAAGGCGTCTCTTCGCAGAGGCCGCCTTTTCTGATCGGGATTCTGGCTTACAGCAAGTCGTACTGCTTGAGCTTCTTGCGCAGGGTGCCTCGGTTCAGCCCGAGCATCTCGCTGGCCTTGGTCTGGTTGCCCTTCACGTAGTTCATCACGCTTTCGAGCAGGGGCGCCTCCACTTCGGAGAGCACCAGGTTGTACACGTCCGTCACGGTCGCGCCTTCCAGGTGGGCGAAGTAGTTGTGCAGCGCCTTCTCGACGCTGTCGCGAAGGGTCTGGCCCTCTTCGCTCGGCGTGTTGAGGTGCTGTTTCAGGTTGGCGTTGTCGCTCACGGGCGTTGTTCCACTCACAAAATTCTCGGTCATCATCGTCATGCGGCCACCCCTTGTCCGTCCTCTGTCTCAAGGCTCTGTCGACGTTCACTGAAAAACGCGCGAACGTTGGCGCACTGCGCTTGTGTGTCTTCCAAAGCGTTGAACCGGGAGCGAAACTCCTTGCCGCCGGGTCGTGTTGCCAGGTACCAGCCAACGTGCTTGCGGGCGATACGAACGCCCATCACATCGCCATAAAAGGCATGCAACGCGGCCAGGTGCTCCAGCAGGATGCGTTCCACTTCGTCCAGCTGCGGTGCCGGCAAGTGTTCACCGGTACGCAGGTAATGCTCGATCTCGCGAAAGATCCATGGCCGCCCCTGGGCGGCCCGGCCGATCAGCAGGCCGTCGACCCCGGTGGCATCCAGCACCGCCCGGGCCTTTTCTGGCGAAGTGATATCGCCATTGGCAAAAACCGGGATCGACACCGCCTGCTTGATGGCAGCGATGGTGTCGTATTCGGCTTCGCCGGTGTACAGGTCAGCGCGTGTGCGGCCATGCACCGCCAGCGCCTGGATGCCGGCCTGTTCGGCGATTTTCGCCACGTTCAGGCCGTTCTTGTTTGCCCGGTCCCAACCGGTGCGGATCTTCAGGGTAACCGGTACGTCTACAGCGCCGACTACGGCGTGAAGGATCTCGTGGACCAAGGCTTCATCTCTCAATAAAGCAGAGCCTGCAGCTTTGTTGCAGACTTTTTTTGCCGGGCAGCCCATGTTGATGTCGATGATCTGGGCGCCCGCTTCGACGTTGGCCCGTGCTGCCGCAGCCATCATCTGCGCATCACCACCGGCGATCTGCACCGAGCGTGGCTCGGGATCACCTTCATGGATGCGGCGCAGGCTCGACTTGCGGCTGTTCCACAGGCTCATGTCGCTGGAGACCATTTCCGACACCACCATGCCAGCGCCCAGGCGCTTGCAAAGTGTTCGGAAAGGCTGGTCCGTGACCCCGGCCATCGGCGCGAGGATCAGATTGTTACGTAGTGTGTATGGGCCGATGCGTACCGCCGACATAGGTGATCCCTGTTGTGGGGCCGAATCTTGGAGTTCGAAAAAGGGTGGGCATGATACCCGCTCTCGGTGACCGGATAAAGATGGATTTGGATAAAATCTGAACAGTTGTCGGCTTATGACATTTGGTATGAGCAAAGATCCGGGCATCGCGCAGACCCTGTGGGAGCGGGCGTGCCCGCTCCCACAGGGTTACTGACTATTCCGGCGAACGGAAGCTGAGGCTGTAGTTCACGGCCTTCGGCCCCGGGTCGAGGATGTCCAGGGCGATATGGATCGGTGTCTGGCTTGGCATGTCGCCACGCCCGGCCAACTCGCCAGACAGGTACTCGCTGGGCTTGAAACGCCGGCTCGCGATCAGTTGACCATTTAGGTCGGCAAAACGCAGCTCCAGCAGCGGGAACGGTTGGGCGAACGGTGCACGGTTGTAGATGATCGCATCGACGATCAGTGCGCCTTTGAAGTCCGGGTGGCTGCGCACCACCAGATTGCTGCTCTTGATTCGTGCGATATCGACGCGGGTCGGCACCTGGCACCCGACCATCGGGCAAATTTGCTGGAAGATCGGCCGGTACTGGTCCTGGCGGGCCATCTCGTCGAAGTGGAACCACACATACTGGAACGCCAGCAGGCCGGCGGCCAGCAGGGTGAGAAAGCCCCACAGCAGGCGCTTGCCCCAGTTTGGCGCAGGTTTTTCCCAGCCCAGTTGCAGCGGGTCGTCGACGACATCGACCAGCGGTTCCTTGCGCGCTGTGCGCTCGGGCTTGCTGGCAAGGCCTGGCTCCAGGCGTTCACCCGGCAGCGGCTCGAGGGGGTCGTCGTCGCGCGCCGACAGGTGCAGCGCCAGCGGCTCATCGTCGCGGGCGCTCAGGCCTTGTTCCGGGATTTCGTCATCGCTGGCGCGCAGCGGTTCGCTGAATGCGGGTTGGTCATCGATTTCGGCTGCACGGTGTACGGGCGGCTCGTCATCGATGTCCAGGTCAAGGTTGCTGCCCAAGGTTGGCTCAGTGCGCTCGCCGGGCCCAGGCTCCAGGTCCAGCTCCAGGGGCTGCGGTTCCAGCAGTACCGGGGCGGGCTCTGCTGGCGTTTGTGGCTCGAAGGGCTCGTCGGTGGCGTTGCCGAACAAGTCGTCCGCATGCTCGTCCGGGTGCAACTCGTCACGCCGCGCCTGCAACCCGCCATCCTGGTCGGCGGGGCGTGCCGGTGCCGGCTGGCCGCGCTGCTCCAGGCGTGCCAGTTCCTGGTCGAGGTCCAGTGCGTCCAGCGCCTGGGCAGTCAGGGCCCAGTCTTCGTCAGGCGTGATACTGCGCTCGCGGCTGACAGGCTCGGGCGTGATCGGCGGCTCGACCACTGGCTCGGCAGGTGCCGCTGGCACAGGCACAGGCACAGGCACTGGCACCTCAGGTGCGCTGGCACGGTTCTGCTCCAGCAGTTGCCTGGCGGCATTGAACACCTGCAGGCAATGGCCGCAGCGCACCACACCGCGGGCCAGGCTCAACTGGTGGTGGGTGACGCGAAAGCTGGTCTGGCAATGCGGGCACTGGGTGACGAAACTGTCGGTCATGCGGCAATCCGGGAGCTGTGCAGAGAGATATTCTAGGCCCGCTTAGCGGCGGCGACCACTGATGCGCACCCAACCATCGCGGACGACGATCGGGTCCAGCTCGAAGTCGGCGGCGTAGGCTGCGGCCACCTCCTCACCTTGTTCGGCGAGGATGCCGGACAACGCCAGCAGGCCGCCTGGGCGAACCAGGCCGGACAATTGCGGTGCCAGCGACACCAGCGGGCCGGCGAGGATATTGGCGACCAGCACGTCGGCCTGCATGGCCGGCATGTGCTCGGGCAGGTACAGCGCCAGCTTTTCATCGGCGATGCCGTTGCGCTGGGCATTGTCACGCGAAGCCTCGATGGCCTGCACGTCAATGTCGGTACCGACCGCTTCACGGGCGCCCAGCAGCAGCGAGGCGATGGCCAGAATGCCCGAGCCGCAGCCGAAGTCCAGCACCTCGGTGCCTTCGAGTTGCTGGCCGTCGAGCCATTCCAGGCACAGGGCAGTGGTGGGGTGAGTGCCGGTGCCGAAGGCAAGGCCCGGATCCAGCAGCAGGTTGACGGCGTCCTTTTCCGGGGCTTCGTGCCAGCTTGGCACGATCCACAGGCGGCGGCCGAAACGCATGGGCTGGAAGTTGTCCATCCAGCTGCGCTCCCAGTCCTGGTCCTCGATCACCTCGGCCTGGTGCTGTGGCAGCTCGGCGCCGGTCAGCAGGCGCAGGTGGGCAAACACCTGCTCGGGCACGGCATCGGCCTCGAACAGCGCCAGCAAGTGGGTGTGCGACCACAGCGGGGTGGTGTTGAGGTCTGGCTCGAAGATCGGTTGATCTTCGGCGTCCATGAACGTGACCGAGACGGCACCTACTTCAAGCAGGGCATCTTCGTAGGTTTCGGCTTGTTCCGGGCTGATGGCCAGGCGAACTTGCAGCCAGGGCATGGCGGGCACCTTTGGTAAATCGACAGAGGGCAGCCCTAGGCTGCGCGAAGGCTGGCAGTTTACGCGAGTGCAGGGGATTTGTGGATCGGGGGCTGCATGGCAGCCCCAAAGCTACATCAGACAAAACAGAGTGAGAGCGACTCAGCTATATAAGCAGGCTTCTCTTCTCCTTCAATTTCCAGCGTGGCAATCGCCTTGAGCAACCATTGCCCCGGCTTCTTCTCCACCACTTCGGCCAGGTCGACCTTCAATCGCACCTGGCTGTCGACCTTGACCGGCTGGATGAACCGCACGCTGTCCAGCCCGTAGTTCACCACCATCTTCAGCCCTTGCGGCAGGATCAGGATGTCCTCGATCAGCTTGGGGATCAGTGACAATGTCAGGAAACCGTGGGCAATCGTGCCGCCAAACGGGGTTTTTGCCGCCTTTTCAGGGTCGACATGGATGAATTGGAAATCGCCTGTCGCCTCGGCGAACAGGTTGATACGCTGCTGGTCGATTTTTAGCCAGGCGGAGCGGCCCAGTTCCTTACCAACGTATTGCGAAAGCTCTGTAACCGGTACATAGGGCATCGCGGACTCTCCAGGTTGTCAGTTGGTACGAAAGTGCAAGATCAGCACGGCGAACCGTTTCAGTCAAGTTGTCCGTTTTTCGACGAATATCGGTATATAGCTGTGCGTGCTTATAATGGCTGCCATGCCCGAGGGAGATGCTTATGCTGTTGCGTGGTTTGACCTGGCTGGTCCTGTTCCAGCTGCTGGGAACGGCGATCAATCATCTGTTGGTGCCGTTTCTACCGGGGCCGATCATCGGCCTGGTGCTGCTGTTGGCCTTCCTCATGGCCCGCGGTGAGGTGGGGAAGCCGCTGAACGAAGCGGCCAGCAGCCTGCTGCGCTACCTGCCGCTGTTGCTGGTGCCGCCGGCAGTGGGGGTAATGGTGTATGCCAAGGATATCGCCGCCGACTTCTGGGCGATTGCTGGCGCCTTGCTGATTTCCTGCCTGGTGACACTGGTGTTTGTCGGTGTGCTGATGCAAAAGCTCATCCACCGCCAGGGCAAGCGCGAGGAACAGCCATGATGCCCGACTGGCAAGGCGCGCTGAATGCAGTCGTGCACCACCCTTTGTTCGGTATCGGTATCACGCTGGGTGCCTACCAGGTGGTGCTGGCGGCCTACGAGAAAACCCGCTGGATCTTCCTGCAGCCGGTATTGGTGTCGATGTTGCTGGTAATCGGCGTGTTGCTGCTGTGCGGCATCGAATACAGCGAGTACCGCAAGAGCACCGAAATCATGAATATCCTGCTGGGCCCCGCCACCGTGGCGCTGGCCGTGCCGCTGTATCTCAACCTGCGGCGTATCCGGCAGCTGTTCTGGCCCACATTTACTACGCTGGTTATCGGGGGGCTGTTCGCTACGCTCTGCTGCCTGTTGCTAGGCTGGTGGTTCGGTGCAGAACACATGATCCTGATGACCATGGCACCCAAGTCGGTGACCTCGCCAATCGCCATGCTGGTGGCCGAGCAGATTGGCGGTGTGGCGGCCCTGGCGGCAGTATTCGTACTGATCACCGGGGTGATCGGCGCGATCTTCGGCCCGGCGCTGCTGAGCCGTTTCGGCGTGCACAGCCCTGAGGCGCGCGGCATGTCGCTGGGCGTCACCGCGCATGCGGTGGGTACTTCGGTCGCCTTGCAGGAAAGTGATGAATGCGGCGCTTTTGCCGCACTGGCGATGAGCTTGATGGGGGTAGCCACGGCGGTGTTCCTGCCGCTGGCGGTCAGCCTGGTGGCTTGAGGAGTTGTGATGACACTACCGCTGTTTCCGCTCAATACCGTGCTGTTTCCTGGCTGCTTTCTCGATCTGCAGATTTTCGAGGCGCGCTACCTGGACATGATCGGGCGCTGCATGAAGCAGGGTGAAGGCTTTGGGGTGGTCTGCATCCTGGAGGGCGAGCAGGTTGGCAAGGCGCCACCGATGGTCGCCTCGATCGGCTGTGAAGCGGTGATTCGCGACTTTGTGCAGCAGGATAATGGCTTGCTGGGCATTCGCGTAGAAGGTGTGCGGCGCTTCAATCTGGGCAGTACCGAGGTGCAGAAGGACCAGTTGCTGGTGGGGCAGGTGCAATGGTTGCCGGAGCAGGCGGACAGCCCGTTGCTTGAAGCAGATGATGACTTGTTGGCGTTGCTGGTGGCCTTGGGCGAACACCCAATGGTCGAGGCGCTGGACATGCCGCGCCCGGTGGACGGGCGCCAGGCGCTGGCCAACCAGCTGGCGTATCTGCTGCCGTTCATGGAAGAAGACAAGCTGGACCTGCTGACCCTCGACTCGCCGCAGCAGCGGCTGGGCGAGATCCAGAGGCTGCTGGAGCGGATTCAGGGCGAGCTGTTCGCCTGATGGTTCTTTGTCACCTGTCATGGCCTCTTCGCGGGCACGCCCGCTCCCAAAGGTAACTCGCAGGATTCAAAACCTGTGCAGCACCTGTGGGAGCGGGCGTGCCCGCGAAGAGGCCATGACAGGCGACATCAATACTGATAGCGCAGCAAAGCATGCGGCAGCGCGTGCATGGCAAAGAACGCCAGCAGCGCCACACACGCCGGCAACACC
This window harbors:
- a CDS encoding MaoC family dehydratase, whose translation is MPYVPVTELSQYVGKELGRSAWLKIDQQRINLFAEATGDFQFIHVDPEKAAKTPFGGTIAHGFLTLSLIPKLIEDILILPQGLKMVVNYGLDSVRFIQPVKVDSQVRLKVDLAEVVEKKPGQWLLKAIATLEIEGEEKPAYIAESLSLCFV
- a CDS encoding DUF3426 domain-containing protein, producing the protein MTDSFVTQCPHCQTSFRVTHHQLSLARGVVRCGHCLQVFNAARQLLEQNRASAPEVPVPVPVPVPAAPAEPVVEPPITPEPVSRERSITPDEDWALTAQALDALDLDQELARLEQRGQPAPARPADQDGGLQARRDELHPDEHADDLFGNATDEPFEPQTPAEPAPVLLEPQPLELDLEPGPGERTEPTLGSNLDLDIDDEPPVHRAAEIDDQPAFSEPLRASDDEIPEQGLSARDDEPLALHLSARDDDPLEPLPGERLEPGLASKPERTARKEPLVDVVDDPLQLGWEKPAPNWGKRLLWGFLTLLAAGLLAFQYVWFHFDEMARQDQYRPIFQQICPMVGCQVPTRVDIARIKSSNLVVRSHPDFKGALIVDAIIYNRAPFAQPFPLLELRFADLNGQLIASRRFKPSEYLSGELAGRGDMPSQTPIHIALDILDPGPKAVNYSLSFRSPE
- a CDS encoding LrgB family protein, translating into MMPDWQGALNAVVHHPLFGIGITLGAYQVVLAAYEKTRWIFLQPVLVSMLLVIGVLLLCGIEYSEYRKSTEIMNILLGPATVALAVPLYLNLRRIRQLFWPTFTTLVIGGLFATLCCLLLGWWFGAEHMILMTMAPKSVTSPIAMLVAEQIGGVAALAAVFVLITGVIGAIFGPALLSRFGVHSPEARGMSLGVTAHAVGTSVALQESDECGAFAALAMSLMGVATAVFLPLAVSLVA
- the dusB gene encoding tRNA dihydrouridine synthase DusB; protein product: MSAVRIGPYTLRNNLILAPMAGVTDQPFRTLCKRLGAGMVVSEMVSSDMSLWNSRKSSLRRIHEGDPEPRSVQIAGGDAQMMAAAARANVEAGAQIIDINMGCPAKKVCNKAAGSALLRDEALVHEILHAVVGAVDVPVTLKIRTGWDRANKNGLNVAKIAEQAGIQALAVHGRTRADLYTGEAEYDTIAAIKQAVSIPVFANGDITSPEKARAVLDATGVDGLLIGRAAQGRPWIFREIEHYLRTGEHLPAPQLDEVERILLEHLAALHAFYGDVMGVRIARKHVGWYLATRPGGKEFRSRFNALEDTQAQCANVRAFFSERRQSLETEDGQGVAA
- a CDS encoding LON peptidase substrate-binding domain-containing protein, with protein sequence MTLPLFPLNTVLFPGCFLDLQIFEARYLDMIGRCMKQGEGFGVVCILEGEQVGKAPPMVASIGCEAVIRDFVQQDNGLLGIRVEGVRRFNLGSTEVQKDQLLVGQVQWLPEQADSPLLEADDDLLALLVALGEHPMVEALDMPRPVDGRQALANQLAYLLPFMEEDKLDLLTLDSPQQRLGEIQRLLERIQGELFA
- a CDS encoding CidA/LrgA family protein; translation: MLLRGLTWLVLFQLLGTAINHLLVPFLPGPIIGLVLLLAFLMARGEVGKPLNEAASSLLRYLPLLLVPPAVGVMVYAKDIAADFWAIAGALLISCLVTLVFVGVLMQKLIHRQGKREEQP
- the prmA gene encoding 50S ribosomal protein L11 methyltransferase; amino-acid sequence: MPWLQVRLAISPEQAETYEDALLEVGAVSVTFMDAEDQPIFEPDLNTTPLWSHTHLLALFEADAVPEQVFAHLRLLTGAELPQHQAEVIEDQDWERSWMDNFQPMRFGRRLWIVPSWHEAPEKDAVNLLLDPGLAFGTGTHPTTALCLEWLDGQQLEGTEVLDFGCGSGILAIASLLLGAREAVGTDIDVQAIEASRDNAQRNGIADEKLALYLPEHMPAMQADVLVANILAGPLVSLAPQLSGLVRPGGLLALSGILAEQGEEVAAAYAADFELDPIVVRDGWVRISGRRR